In one Pasteuria penetrans genomic region, the following are encoded:
- the rpsR gene encoding 30S ribosomal protein S18 — MAAARRRSHKRRKVCYFTANKIEVIDYKDVGLLSKFISDRGKVLPRRVTGTCAKYQRRLTCAIKRARQMALLPYTTD, encoded by the coding sequence ATGGCAGCAGCGAGGCGAAGGAGTCATAAACGGCGTAAGGTTTGCTATTTTACTGCCAACAAGATTGAAGTGATTGACTACAAGGATGTTGGTTTGTTGAGTAAGTTCATCAGTGACCGTGGTAAGGTTTTGCCACGCCGTGTTACGGGTACCTGTGCCAAGTATCAGCGTAGGCTCACCTGTGCCATTAAGCGGGCGCGGCAAATGGCTTTACTTCCTTATACTACGGATTGA